In Solanum lycopersicum chromosome 3, SLM_r2.1, the genomic stretch CCCTTCCTTTCCTGCGGGACACTCGTCcagatggttcttaccacacttagggcacgtggggtaagtcttggttCCTAAAACACTTCCTTCAGACCTAGATCTTCGTGCTCTACCCTTCTAGTCATAACTGTTCtttgaggatggaacactagttGATGAAGGGGATGGAGCTGAAAACTTCTGCTGACTCTGCGAATGATTTCCACCACCCAATTTTtgctgagaatagtcatagttcccattcctagccttcttattttccttaGCTTGTTCCTTAATTTTATCACCCTCAACAtgctgagcatgagtcataagcctagagatgttcatatatCCAAGTAACGTAGCATTTCTGCACTCAGTTTTCACCGAATCTGacactccatacaagaacttGTTCATTTGAGCCCTagagtcagcaaccatgtgaggagagtacctggagagttggttaaactttaacccatactcttggactgtcatgttaccctgcctcaagttcatgaattcttgagcCTTTGCCTCTCTCCACTCTATTGGAAAAAACCTGTCGAGaaaagtctcactaaagcaatcccaagtgATAGGAGCTGCATTTGCATCCCTATTCTCcttccactgagtgtaccagatatgagAAACATCGTTCAACTGGATGATGCCAACTCAACACGATCATTCCTAATGAATTTCATCACctcaaagattttcttgatctcatccatGAAATTCTGATGATCCTCATTGGattgtgatcctaagaactcaggcgaattcatcctaacaaagtcacggaTCCTTGCTGCTACTGatccaccattttcattcacatgagAATGAACCCGATTGTTCTGGTTGGTCATACTCTGATCCAACATCTGTATAGCATTTCTAAACTCAGCATTGGAGACTTCCTGATCTGAGACCAGAGGAGCTGCGTTTGCATTCCTGGCATTCGCATTCCTTAGCATTagctctacgaggaggcatgatctaaAATGTAGAATGTCAAgttaaaatggaaaaagatCATACCTCACGCACGATAAGAATAacaagaaagtaaagttttTTCCTTAAACACGTCATAGCCTCcttctcattagatgtggtgcacttcacacccatgtaAAGAACTCTACTTAGTGTGGCTTTTTATACATCCTATGACTCTTAAACCTAGTGCTATAATATCAAGTTttttcacgccccgagctacccccga encodes the following:
- the LOC138347458 gene encoding uncharacterized protein gives rise to the protein MLRNANARNANAAPLVSDQEVSNAEFRNAIQMLDQSMTNQNNRVHSHVNENGGSVAARIRDFVRMNSPEFLGSQSNEDHQNFMDEIKKIFEWKENRDANAAPITWDCFSETFLDRFFPIEWREAKAQEFMNLRQGNMTVQEYGLKFNQLSRYSPHMVADSRAQMNKFLYGVSDSVKTECRNATLLGYMNISRLMTHAQHVEGDKIKEQAKENKKARNGNYDYSQQKLGGGNHSQSQQKFSAPSPSSTSVPSSKNSYD